From Triticum urartu cultivar G1812 chromosome 2, Tu2.1, whole genome shotgun sequence, a single genomic window includes:
- the LOC125534451 gene encoding uncharacterized protein LOC125534451: MERKPPQDNKNKGPSQKIEGKNELGGSGWEAFRQLMETMPNGNLEFSWVRAHLHAQNILPAVRDQGIGRPTCVFHALCAAAEMEIRRGQAMRDPPSTSDITFDAESFVIDFEREIRLSIGEERELRLVDRREDVGLRLFRSNGVVARSADWGGEQRVRIASYRVHRYLNFLQVARFLSRGRAVVGVIPAGDELIELGAAEIYQFYPLEATYGREADTTHMVLFVGFGVQDGTGRPYLVFESSTGTGFADNGFGRIFFDQIVRERLYTLTAEAPQPPPPPRSCADPQSSSSSATSPPVPPPPPPRPEDLGNSSSSATPALPPQRPPFQGHGDPGSSSSSAGPCSDEVLDPLTIAAAIDGRPRNFHWHCY, from the coding sequence atggaaaggaagcCGCCGCAAGACAACAAAAACAAAGGACCGAGTCAAAAAATAGAGGGGAAGAATGAATTGGGCGGTTCGGGTTGGGAAGCTTTCCGGCAGCTAATGGAAACTATGCCAAATGGTAACTTGGAATTTTCCTGGGTGAGGGCACATCTTCATGCGCAAAATATTCTTCCAGCAGTGCGCGACCAAGGAATAGGACGACCAACATGCGTTTTCCACGCTTTGTGCGCAGCGGCCGAGATGGAGATACGGAGAGGCCAGGCCATGAGGGATCCTCCTAGCACAAGCGATATCACGTTCGATGCGGAATCTTTTGTGATTGATTTTGAGAGGGAGATCAGGTTGTCCATAGGTGAGGAAAGAGAGTTACGCCTGGTGGATCGTCGTGAAGACGTGGGCTTGCGGTTGTTCCGGAGTAATGGCGTTGTTGCACGCTCTGCAGACTGGGGTGGTGAGCAAAGGGTCAGAATCGCAAGTTATCGGGTGCATCGGTACCTCAACTTCTTACAAGTGGCCAGGTTCCTCTCGAGGGGGAGAGCTGTTGTCGGTGTCATACCAGCTGGCGATGAACTCATAGAACTGGGGGCTGCTGAGATATACCAATTTTACCCATTGGAGGCGACCTATGGGAGGGAGGCTGATACCACACATATGGTACTGTTTGTAGGTTTTGGTGTTCAAGATGGCACAGGGAGGCCTTACTTAGTATTTGAGAGCAGCACTGGGACTGGCTTTGCAGACAATGGCTTCGGTCGGATTTTCTTTGATCAGATTGTCCGAGAAAGGCTCTATACGCTCACCGCTGAAGCCCCAcaaccaccgccaccaccacgcAGCTGTGCAGATCCTCAGAGCTCCAGCTCCTCTGCCACCTCGCCTCCAgtaccacctcctcctcctcctcgtcctgaAGACCTTGGAAACTCCAGCTCCTCTGCGACCCCAGCCCTACCACCACAGCGTCCTCCCTTTCAGGGCCATGGAGATCCTGGGAGCTCCAGCTCCTCCGCTGGCCCATGCAGCGACGAGGTCCTGGATCCACTCACCATTGCTGCTGCCATAGATGGCCGTCCTCGAAACTTTCATTGGCATTGCTATTGA